CCCTCCCCGGGTCGCTGGGCGATCGGGTTCCTCTCCGCCGATGCGCCGCGCGCCATTCGCCACCATGTGCCGGGCTCAGTGAGCGTGTTCGTGCCGACGACGCCGAACCCGACCACCGGCTTTCTCATCATCGTGCCCATGGACCTGATTCGGGAAGTGGACATGACGATCGATGAGGCGTTCACGTACATCCTCTCCGCCGGTGCCGTATCGCCCGAGGGTATGCGTGGGTCTGCCGGCGCGGTGTCCGCCCAGGGTCCGCAGGATCGGGGCGCCGTCTCCACAGCCGGCGGCCTGCCCGGTACAGGCGGCGCATGACGCGCTGGCGCCGGGGATTCACCGTTATCGGGCGCCTGCTGCCGTTCGTGATCGCGTTCGTTCGCGACCGTCGCCGCTGGCTCCTGTTCGGCAGCCCGGCCCGTCGCACAGCCGAACATCACGTCCGTCGTGCGGAGCGCCTCACCACTGTCATCGCCGGGCTCGGCCCCACGTTCATCAAGCTGGCGCAGGTATTCAGCGCCCGTGCCGACATCCTGCCCGAGCCGTACCTCGGCAGCATCAGTCGCCTCCAGGACCAGGTCCCTCCGGATTCGTTCGAGGACATCTGCCGCGTGATCGAATCGGAGCTGGGCCGCCCGGTCGGTGAGGTGTTCGCGGATCTCGAGCCGGAGCCCGTAGCCGCCGCGAGCCTCGGGCAGGTGCACCGCGCGCGCCTGGGTGATGAGGTAGTCGCGATCAAGGTGCTGCGTCCCGGCGTCGAAGAGCTCATCGCTCTCGACCTCGAGGTGTCGTTCCGCGTACTGCTCGTGCTCAACGTACTCTTCCCGAACCACCACATACGTGCACTGACGAACGTCGTCAGGGAATTCAGCGTCCGCGTGGCGGAGGAAATGGACTTTCGCGAGGAAGCCCGTCACGTGGCGCAATTCCGCAGCCAGTTCGGCGACGACAGGCGGGTGCGCGCGCCGCGGATTCACGATGCTCTGACGCGCCGCCGTGTGCTGGTCATGGAATGGGTCGATGGCGACAAGGTCGACCGGCTCGCCCACAGGTTCGAATCGGGGCAGCTCGATTTCCGCGAGATGATGCAGACGCTGACGGAGATCTATCTGCGCATGCTGCTCGTCGAGGGATTCGTCCACGCGGACCCGCACCCGGGCAACATACTCGTGCAGGAGGACGGCACGATCGTGCTGCTGGACTGGGGCATGGCGTTCCAGCTCGCGCGATCGACGCGCGAGGGGATACTGCGCGTCGCCCTCGCCGCCGGCCGCGACGACATTGATGCCATGATCAGCGGCATGTACGAGCTGGGCATGATCGATC
This genomic interval from Longimicrobiales bacterium contains the following:
- a CDS encoding DUF502 domain-containing protein, producing PSPGRWAIGFLSADAPRAIRHHVPGSVSVFVPTTPNPTTGFLIIVPMDLIREVDMTIDEAFTYILSAGAVSPEGMRGSAGAVSAQGPQDRGAVSTAGGLPGTGGA
- a CDS encoding AarF/UbiB family protein, which produces MTRWRRGFTVIGRLLPFVIAFVRDRRRWLLFGSPARRTAEHHVRRAERLTTVIAGLGPTFIKLAQVFSARADILPEPYLGSISRLQDQVPPDSFEDICRVIESELGRPVGEVFADLEPEPVAAASLGQVHRARLGDEVVAIKVLRPGVEELIALDLEVSFRVLLVLNVLFPNHHIRALTNVVREFSVRVAEEMDFREEARHVAQFRSQFGDDRRVRAPRIHDALTRRRVLVMEWVDGDKVDRLAHRFESGQLDFREMMQTLTEIYLRMLLVEGFVHADPHPGNILVQEDGTIVLLDWGMAFQLARSTREGILRVALAAGRDDIDAMISGMYELGMIDPAISRAEIRDAAAEILVVVARVREVGVKRVQEMIRDIMDTFYTWPLMLPRELVYLFRASALLEGIGFRYDPAFNGLETVRPVVLRMKTTLLQATAREPKEYARSIVDDARAGFLAVRQLITRAEREEFRVRIHPRDLLQAERFAALQVRRILLSIFALTIALITAITFISVRSLWLLAGGLGTALVMFLIVLFLPTHLLENPLRHARGMGRQHRQSNDTR